A genomic region of Gossypium hirsutum isolate 1008001.06 chromosome D01, Gossypium_hirsutum_v2.1, whole genome shotgun sequence contains the following coding sequences:
- the LOC107922206 gene encoding CSC1-like protein RXW8 isoform X6, which produces MQHKQIHSESLEVFTIGNVKEGSKWFWTHCLALYVISCSACVLLHFEYKNITKMRLAHITGSPVNPSHFTVLVRSIPCSQNHSYSKSVEDFFSTYYPASYVSHQMVYRAGRVDKLMKDAEKMYRMLKTIESTTKKSYMPCCLCGKSTHSFEALNNDAESVEIKTSSDELQPSQREKKLKISEQKDVEKIYRKLKTIETQNKMSSTPGCLCGGIMHYFKMLKKEAESVECKTSSDRSQPSQTDKERPAAFVFFRTRYAAIVAAQVLQSSNPMLWVTQLAPEPNDVYWSNLSIPYKQVWLRKIATLLGAFVFMFVFLAPVTFVQGLTQLDQLRQTFPFLKGILKQKFMNQLVTGYLPSVILMLFMYAVPPTMMLFSTIEGNVSHSERKKSAGIKVLYFTIWNVFFVNVLSGSIIRQLSVFSSFRDIPTQLAKAVPTQATFFTTYVLTSGWASLSCEVIQLFPLLCNGFRRFILRRQEEPCSNHALTFPHHTEIPRLLLFGLLGFTCSIMAPLILPFLLVYFFLAFLVYRNQILNVYVPKYESGGQFWPVVHNTTIFSLVLTQVIALGVFGIKRSPVASGFTIPLIFLTLLFNEYCRQRFSPVFKRSPAQVLIEMDKQDENWGRAEEIYKLLRTAYCQFPLLSLDLSTSQELSMAGNSGQNKDEGSSKDQESHNPDLNEIKLSS; this is translated from the exons ATGCAGCACAAGCAAATCCATTCAGAATCACTGGAAGTATTTACTATTGGAAATGTAAAAGAAGGATCAAAATG GTTTTGGACGCACTGTCTTGCATTATATGTCATATCCTGCTCAGCTTGTGTTCTACTTCACTTT GAGTACAAAAATATCACTAAGATGAGGTTAGCACATATTACTGGCTCTCCTGTGAATCCAAGTCATTTCACAGTTCTAGTCCGTAGCATCCCATGTTCTCAAAATCATTCATACAGTAAGTCGGTAGAAGACTTCTTTTCAACTTATTATCCGGCAAGCTATGTGTCCCACCAGATGGTATATCGGGCTGGTAGAGTTGACAAATTAATG AAGGATGCAGAAAAAATGTACAGAATGCTAAAAACCATTGAGTCGACGACTAAAAAGAGTTATATGCCATGTTGTCTTTGTGGTAAAAGTACACATTCCTTTGAGGCACTTAACAATGATGCAGAAAGTGTTGAGATTAAAACCAGCAGTGATGAGTTGCAACCAAGTCAAAgagaaaaaaagttgaaaatttcgGAACAA AAGGATGTGGAGAAGATATACAGAAAGCTAAAAACCATTGAGACACAAAATAAAATGAGTTCTACGCCTGGTTGTCTTTGTGGTGGAATTATGCATTACTTTAAAATGCTTAAAAAGGAGGCGGAAAGTGTTGAGTGCAAAACTAGCAGCGATAGGTCGCAGCCAAGTCAAACTGACAAG GAACGTCCAGCTGCTTTTGTTTTCTTCAGGACTCGTTATGCAGCTATTGTTGCTGCACAAGTTCTTCAATCATCAAATCCCATGTTATGGGTGACACAACTAGCCCCAGAGCCTAATGATGTTTATTGGTCAAACCTCTCCATACCCTACAAGCAAGTCTGGCTTCGTAAAATAGCAACTCTTCTGGGTGCTTTTGTTTTTATGTTCGTGTTCCTTGCTCCAGTTACATTTGTGCAAGGCTTGACTCAACTAGACCAGTTAAGACAAACATTTCCATTTCTTAAAGGAATCTTGAAACA GAAGTTCATGAACCAGCTTGTAACAGGTTACCTACCAAGTGTAATTCTGATGTTATTTATGTATGCTGTTCCACCAACCATGATGCTGTTTTCCACAATTGAGGGAAATGTTTCACATAGTGAAAGGAAAAAAAGTGCTGGCATTAAAGTTTTGTACTTCACAATCTGGAATGTTTTCTTCGTTAATGTTCTTTCTGGATCCATAATTAGACAATTGAGTGTTTTCTCAAGTTTTAGAGACATACCTACACAACTTGCCAAAGCAGTGCCAACCCAG GCTACCTTCTTTACAACTTATGTTTTAACATCGGGCTGGGCAAGCTTGTCATGTGAAGTAATACAACTTTTCCCTCTTCTTTGCAATGGGTTCAGAAGATTCATACTAAGAAGGCAGGAAGAGCCCTGTAGTAATCATGCTCTAACCTTCCCTCACCATACTGAAATTCCTCGACTTCTTCTGTTTGGGCTGCTTGGCTTCACTTGTTCTATCATGGCACCATTAATATTGCCCTTCTTGCTGGTTTACTTCTTTCTTGCTTTCCTTGTCTATCGGAACCAG ATTCTCAATGTATATGTACCAAAATATGAAAGCGGGGGACAGTTTTGGCCTGTTGTTCACAACACAACAATCTTCTCTTTGGTGTTGACACAAGTTATCGCACTCGGGGTGTTTGGTATAAAAAGATCACCAGTTGCTTCTGGTTTCACTATTCCTCTAATATTTTTAACTCTTCTGTTCAATGAGTACTGTAGGCAGAGGTTTTCCCCCGTTTTCAAGAGGAGTCCTGCACAg GTTCTTATAGAGATGGATAAACAAGATGAGAATTGGGGTAGGGCAGAGGAGATATATAAGCTGTTACGTACAGCATATTGCCAGTTCCCATTACTGTCACTGGACTTGTCAACTTCTCAGGAGTTGTCAATGGCCGGAAACAGCGGGCAGAACAAAGATGAGGGTAGTTCCAAAGATCAAGAGTCACATAATCCAG ATTTGAACGAAATCAAATTGTCAAGTTAA
- the LOC107922206 gene encoding CSC1-like protein RXW8 isoform X5 — protein sequence MICVFLLLPVNYYGQEMQHKQIHSESLEVFTIGNVKEGSKWFWTHCLALYVISCSACVLLHFEYKNITKMRLAHITGSPVNPSHFTVLVRSIPCSQNHSYSKSVEDFFSTYYPASYVSHQMVYRAGRVDKLMKDAEKMYRMLKTIESTTKKSYMPCCLCGKSTHSFEALNNDAESVEIKTSSDELQPSQREKKLKISEQKDVEKIYRKLKTIETQNKMSSTPGCLCGGIMHYFKMLKKEAESVECKTSSDRSQPSQTDKERPAAFVFFRTRYAAIVAAQVLQSSNPMLWVTQLAPEPNDVYWSNLSIPYKQVWLRKIATLLGAFVFMFVFLAPVTFVQGLTQLDQLRQTFPFLKGILKQKFMNQLVTGYLPSVILMLFMYAVPPTMMLFSTIEGNVSHSERKKSAGIKVLYFTIWNVFFVNVLSGSIIRQLSVFSSFRDIPTQLAKAVPTQATFFTTYVLTSGWASLSCEVIQLFPLLCNGFRRFILRRQEEPCSNHALTFPHHTEIPRLLLFGLLGFTCSIMAPLILPFLLVYFFLAFLVYRNQILNVYVPKYESGGQFWPVVHNTTIFSLVLTQVIALGVFGIKRSPVASGFTIPLIFLTLLFNEYCRQRFSPVFKRSPAQVLIEMDKQDENWGRAEEIYKLLRTAYCQFPLLSLDLSTSQELSMAGNSGQNKDEGSSKDQESHNPDLNEIKLSS from the exons ATGATTTGTGTTTTTCTATTGCTTCCAGTAAATTATTATGGACAAGAAATGCAGCACAAGCAAATCCATTCAGAATCACTGGAAGTATTTACTATTGGAAATGTAAAAGAAGGATCAAAATG GTTTTGGACGCACTGTCTTGCATTATATGTCATATCCTGCTCAGCTTGTGTTCTACTTCACTTT GAGTACAAAAATATCACTAAGATGAGGTTAGCACATATTACTGGCTCTCCTGTGAATCCAAGTCATTTCACAGTTCTAGTCCGTAGCATCCCATGTTCTCAAAATCATTCATACAGTAAGTCGGTAGAAGACTTCTTTTCAACTTATTATCCGGCAAGCTATGTGTCCCACCAGATGGTATATCGGGCTGGTAGAGTTGACAAATTAATG AAGGATGCAGAAAAAATGTACAGAATGCTAAAAACCATTGAGTCGACGACTAAAAAGAGTTATATGCCATGTTGTCTTTGTGGTAAAAGTACACATTCCTTTGAGGCACTTAACAATGATGCAGAAAGTGTTGAGATTAAAACCAGCAGTGATGAGTTGCAACCAAGTCAAAgagaaaaaaagttgaaaatttcgGAACAA AAGGATGTGGAGAAGATATACAGAAAGCTAAAAACCATTGAGACACAAAATAAAATGAGTTCTACGCCTGGTTGTCTTTGTGGTGGAATTATGCATTACTTTAAAATGCTTAAAAAGGAGGCGGAAAGTGTTGAGTGCAAAACTAGCAGCGATAGGTCGCAGCCAAGTCAAACTGACAAG GAACGTCCAGCTGCTTTTGTTTTCTTCAGGACTCGTTATGCAGCTATTGTTGCTGCACAAGTTCTTCAATCATCAAATCCCATGTTATGGGTGACACAACTAGCCCCAGAGCCTAATGATGTTTATTGGTCAAACCTCTCCATACCCTACAAGCAAGTCTGGCTTCGTAAAATAGCAACTCTTCTGGGTGCTTTTGTTTTTATGTTCGTGTTCCTTGCTCCAGTTACATTTGTGCAAGGCTTGACTCAACTAGACCAGTTAAGACAAACATTTCCATTTCTTAAAGGAATCTTGAAACA GAAGTTCATGAACCAGCTTGTAACAGGTTACCTACCAAGTGTAATTCTGATGTTATTTATGTATGCTGTTCCACCAACCATGATGCTGTTTTCCACAATTGAGGGAAATGTTTCACATAGTGAAAGGAAAAAAAGTGCTGGCATTAAAGTTTTGTACTTCACAATCTGGAATGTTTTCTTCGTTAATGTTCTTTCTGGATCCATAATTAGACAATTGAGTGTTTTCTCAAGTTTTAGAGACATACCTACACAACTTGCCAAAGCAGTGCCAACCCAG GCTACCTTCTTTACAACTTATGTTTTAACATCGGGCTGGGCAAGCTTGTCATGTGAAGTAATACAACTTTTCCCTCTTCTTTGCAATGGGTTCAGAAGATTCATACTAAGAAGGCAGGAAGAGCCCTGTAGTAATCATGCTCTAACCTTCCCTCACCATACTGAAATTCCTCGACTTCTTCTGTTTGGGCTGCTTGGCTTCACTTGTTCTATCATGGCACCATTAATATTGCCCTTCTTGCTGGTTTACTTCTTTCTTGCTTTCCTTGTCTATCGGAACCAG ATTCTCAATGTATATGTACCAAAATATGAAAGCGGGGGACAGTTTTGGCCTGTTGTTCACAACACAACAATCTTCTCTTTGGTGTTGACACAAGTTATCGCACTCGGGGTGTTTGGTATAAAAAGATCACCAGTTGCTTCTGGTTTCACTATTCCTCTAATATTTTTAACTCTTCTGTTCAATGAGTACTGTAGGCAGAGGTTTTCCCCCGTTTTCAAGAGGAGTCCTGCACAg GTTCTTATAGAGATGGATAAACAAGATGAGAATTGGGGTAGGGCAGAGGAGATATATAAGCTGTTACGTACAGCATATTGCCAGTTCCCATTACTGTCACTGGACTTGTCAACTTCTCAGGAGTTGTCAATGGCCGGAAACAGCGGGCAGAACAAAGATGAGGGTAGTTCCAAAGATCAAGAGTCACATAATCCAG ATTTGAACGAAATCAAATTGTCAAGTTAA